In one Corythoichthys intestinalis isolate RoL2023-P3 chromosome 16, ASM3026506v1, whole genome shotgun sequence genomic region, the following are encoded:
- the ccdc103 gene encoding coiled-coil domain-containing protein 103: MASSQSDVIDFSALEKDLRAGVESELKYRRENDAKLRAVRQGVPSYQHFRDLVLTCHLTPLDKNDKNRRTRAPWNPMVAPGDNNGNTADPQ, translated from the exons ATGGCGTCCTCTCAGTCCGACGTCATCGACTTTTCGGCACTGGAGAAAGATTTGCGCGCCGGCGTGGAGTCGGAGCTAAAGTACAGACGAGAGAATGACGCCAAGCTGAGGGCCGTTCGGCAAGGCGTCCCATCGTACCAGCACTTCAG AGACCTGGTGCTGACCTGTCACTTGACACCCCTCGACAAGAACGACAAGAACCGACGCACACGAGCCCCCTGGAACCCGATGGTTGCTCCCGGGGACAACAATGGCAACACAGCTGACCCGCAGTGA
- the abi3a gene encoding ABI family, member 3a isoform X1: protein MKEDKLQEEVMKILDEAANSRKLLGENYDNFMNVADYCCKNYIESGADASRALEETKTLTAQSLASIAYQISTLAASVLGLLDMQTLQLGRMESSVNLIGQTVEMHREKVSRREIGTFTAVRRVPRGPKISMPPAGSHPRPSYDRHPISYQQLDDLGHGVKLSGKEREGTFRKATSSIRCSKPKAKEGLKSALAPSVGSSTFGKPVAPPTIPQVPLDNHVLAPPLEEIPPPPPDSSLIDEEITLAPPLSPPETPPIDLFLPLTPPPCLETVLEESSLPPPSPPLPDHAFCLPSNEEPELPAPPPMTQEVDAPLPTRGSGVGAVRPPAARSVSLRVRSGPASRRRPTRSLFLPAVQSLMIPPPPSYPPPHAPSQLAPASSWSSSPSSHRLSLPARLQHLDLELPSLPPPPPPPPPLDDQAASDVLAAEELRGAPPNYLEKVVALYDYEAAKPDDLSLMAGDVIYVIHRHDNGCQQECCFHLEDSRRFEGDRRSRGTRLPEYTPWIDAMEVIVIG, encoded by the exons atgaaggaGGACAAGTTGCAGGAAGAAGTGATGAAGATTCTCGACGAGGCTGCGAACTCCAGGAAACTTCTTGGGGAAAACTACGACAACTTCATGAATGTCGCAGACTACTGCTGCAAAAACTACATAGAG TCGGGGGCCGACGCGTCCCGAGCTTTGGAGGAGACCAAAACCTTGACCGCCCAGTCGCTGGCCAGCATTGCTTACCAgattagcacgttagctgctagcgtgctAGGTCTGCTGGACATGCAGACCCTTCAGCTCGGACGCATGGAATCTTCCGTCAACCTCATCGGTCAG ACGGTGGAAATGCACCGTGAGAAAGTTTCACGCAGAGAAATTGGCACCTTCACGGCGGTGAGACGCGTCCCCCGTGGGCCCAAGATTTCAATGCCGCCCGCAGGGTCGCACCCGCGTCCCTCTTATGACCGGCACCCAATCAGCTATCAGCAACTGGACGACTTAGGCCACGGGGTCAAG CTGAGCGGCAAAGAGCGTGAGGGAACCTTCCGGAAGGCAACCTCGTCTATCAg GTGCAGCAAACCCAAAGCTAAAGAAGGCCTCAAGAGTGCTCTGGCGCCCTCTGTTGGCAG CTCGACTTTTGGGAAACCTGTGGCGCCACCCACCATCCCTCAGGTTCCGCTTGACAATCATGTCCTGGCTCCGCCCCTCGAGGAAATCCCGCCACCTCCACCGGACTCTTCGCTAATTGATGAAGAGATTACCCTGGCTCCACCCCTTTCTCCTCCAGAGACTCCGCCCATTGATCTTTTTCTACCACTGACTCCGCCCCCATGTCTGGAGACAG TGCTGGAGGAGAGCAGCCTTCCACCGCCATCCCCTCCACTCCCTGACCATGCCTTTTGTCTGCCATCCAATGAGGAGCCAGAGCTTCCGGCTCCGCCCCCGATGACCCAGGAAGTAGACG CTCCCCTCCCGACCCGAGGGAGTGGCGTGGGCGCGGTCCGGCCCCCCGCCGCTCGCTCCGTGTCGCTGAGGGTCCGTTCGGGGCCCGCCTCCCGCCGCCGTCCGACTCGCTCGCTTTTCCTGCCCGCTGTCCAATCAC TGATGATCCCCCCGCCCCCCTCTTACCCTCCGCCGCATGCACCCTCTCAGCTTGCGCCCGCCTCTTCTTGGTCTTCGTCCCCTTCCTCACATCGGCTCAGCCTACCTGCTCGTCTCCAGCATCTGG ATCTGGAGCTCCCGTCCCTCCCTCCGCCTCCTCCTCCACCCCCACCGTTGGATGACCAGGCTGCTAGTGATGTTTTAGCAGCAGAGGAGCTCCGTGGCGCCCCCCCTAATTACCTGGAGAAAG TGGTGGCGCTGTATGACTACGAGGCAGCGAAGCCGGACGACCTGTCCCTGATGGCGGGCGACGTCATTTATGTAATTCATCGCCATGACAACGGCTG
- the abi3a gene encoding ABI family, member 3a isoform X2 gives MKEDKLQEEVMKILDEAANSRKLLGENYDNFMNVADYCCKNYIESGADASRALEETKTLTAQSLASIAYQISTLAASVLGLLDMQTLQLGRMESSVNLIGQTVEMHREKVSRREIGTFTAVRRVPRGPKISMPPAGSHPRPSYDRHPISYQQLDDLGHGVKLSGKEREGTFRKATSSIRCSKPKAKEGLKSALAPSVGSSTFGKPVAPPTIPQVPLDNHVLAPPLEEIPPPPPDSSLIDEEITLAPPLSPPETPPIDLFLPLTPPPCLETVLEESSLPPPSPPLPDHAFCLPSNEEPELPAPPPMTQEVDDLELPSLPPPPPPPPPLDDQAASDVLAAEELRGAPPNYLEKVVALYDYEAAKPDDLSLMAGDVIYVIHRHDNGCQQECCFHLEDSRRFEGDRRSRGTRLPEYTPWIDAMEVIVIG, from the exons atgaaggaGGACAAGTTGCAGGAAGAAGTGATGAAGATTCTCGACGAGGCTGCGAACTCCAGGAAACTTCTTGGGGAAAACTACGACAACTTCATGAATGTCGCAGACTACTGCTGCAAAAACTACATAGAG TCGGGGGCCGACGCGTCCCGAGCTTTGGAGGAGACCAAAACCTTGACCGCCCAGTCGCTGGCCAGCATTGCTTACCAgattagcacgttagctgctagcgtgctAGGTCTGCTGGACATGCAGACCCTTCAGCTCGGACGCATGGAATCTTCCGTCAACCTCATCGGTCAG ACGGTGGAAATGCACCGTGAGAAAGTTTCACGCAGAGAAATTGGCACCTTCACGGCGGTGAGACGCGTCCCCCGTGGGCCCAAGATTTCAATGCCGCCCGCAGGGTCGCACCCGCGTCCCTCTTATGACCGGCACCCAATCAGCTATCAGCAACTGGACGACTTAGGCCACGGGGTCAAG CTGAGCGGCAAAGAGCGTGAGGGAACCTTCCGGAAGGCAACCTCGTCTATCAg GTGCAGCAAACCCAAAGCTAAAGAAGGCCTCAAGAGTGCTCTGGCGCCCTCTGTTGGCAG CTCGACTTTTGGGAAACCTGTGGCGCCACCCACCATCCCTCAGGTTCCGCTTGACAATCATGTCCTGGCTCCGCCCCTCGAGGAAATCCCGCCACCTCCACCGGACTCTTCGCTAATTGATGAAGAGATTACCCTGGCTCCACCCCTTTCTCCTCCAGAGACTCCGCCCATTGATCTTTTTCTACCACTGACTCCGCCCCCATGTCTGGAGACAG TGCTGGAGGAGAGCAGCCTTCCACCGCCATCCCCTCCACTCCCTGACCATGCCTTTTGTCTGCCATCCAATGAGGAGCCAGAGCTTCCGGCTCCGCCCCCGATGACCCAGGAAGTAGACG ATCTGGAGCTCCCGTCCCTCCCTCCGCCTCCTCCTCCACCCCCACCGTTGGATGACCAGGCTGCTAGTGATGTTTTAGCAGCAGAGGAGCTCCGTGGCGCCCCCCCTAATTACCTGGAGAAAG TGGTGGCGCTGTATGACTACGAGGCAGCGAAGCCGGACGACCTGTCCCTGATGGCGGGCGACGTCATTTATGTAATTCATCGCCATGACAACGGCTG